In Hemicordylus capensis ecotype Gifberg chromosome 4, rHemCap1.1.pri, whole genome shotgun sequence, the genomic window ATATCTATCCAAACTTATTAATGGACAACTTGCAAGCCTGGGTTCATATACTGACTAAATCACATTTTTACCCCTACTGCTACCTTAACATCTAATGGCATCATATTGTGTCTTGGCTAACTcctgtttgtttaaaaataaactctCTTAAGATTTTGAGGCAGGTCCTCGTGTTTTGCCTTTAGTATAGGACCTTGATAGTTGAGGTGCTTTATAAATAGTTGCTCACGTACCATGCAAAGCAACGTGGGCGGTTGGAGAAACACTCATGTTGCTGCATCTATGTcacccctaccaccaccaccatttattTTATGCACCAACACTATTCCACTCCGGCATAAAGTTGCACAAAGCAATTGCTCATTGTGACACCCATGGGGAAGAATTTGCACAACACTGCACTGAAGTGGAATCGTGCTGTTGTACATCACATGGTTGTGGTTACAGGGATGGTTCTCCGACCCCACCCCAGTTGCTTTTTACAGTCTGCTAGCCACTTATTGTATGCCATATGGCCAGGcgctttatttattgttaaatttatataccatctttcataacAAATTGCAAGGAGGTCTTTCTGCTCAGGAACATCTGATTGTCCTACTTACTAGTACTTGCACAGGTTCAGGTTTGATTTAATCTTTCCTTCTAAGAAAAAGTccttgcacaacttgtgactcaCCCAGCCAAATGGCACACCTGTTGTTCAATGACCTCCTTTTTGATCCCTGCTCAGGAAGCCCTTGACAAGGTgcaatagagaggagagctggtcttgtggtagcaagcatgacttgtccccttagctaagctgggtctgccctggtagcatataaatgggagactagaagtgtgagcactgtaagatcttccccttaggggatggagctgctctgggaagagcagaaggttccaagttccttccctggaagcatctccaagatagggctgagagagattcctgcttgcaaacttggagaagctgctgccagtctgtgtagacagtactgagctagatggaccaatggtctgactcagtatatggcagcttcctgtgttcctaatagaTGGCTGGTGGACTGTGTTTAGCTTGCTGGGCCAATTCAGTGGTCTGTTACCACTATACATAGTAAGGTGCATAATAATCCTAAGCACACAGTTCTTTAGTACAATGAGGCACAATGCTGTTAGAAGGGTACAATGTTGTTAAAGTCTAATTCAAATTTATTGCTGCCTGTTAACTGTTTTATAGTGCATATATATGCCCGATGAATTGCCCACCCACGTAACTGTCAGATGGGAATGCTCAACAAGAGCTTCAGGCTCCCCTTTGGAAACTAAATGCATTTTCCAATCACACACTCTTTCAAGACAGATTTTCTGAACTCTTTTCTCTCTAAAAGTATGAGTTACTTCTGACTGTTTTGTTATATGTGTTTTGACTTTTAACGCATGCATTTATTAagagatttgttttatattgttagcTGCCTTGCACATATTTGTAGGATGTGTTGAGGATAAGCCAGGGTCAGGAATGAGATTGCAGTAAAACAGGGTCAAAGGTAGGAAGTGTAATCAGAGGGTAGCAGCCAGACTTTTAGCAGAGTAGTGCTTCATTAACATCAGCCGATTCCTTGAATGGAAGAGTTCTGCTTGCACATGGACTCCATCCCAGAAGGAGTTGCTGTTGATGGAATGTTATTTGCTGTCTGGATCCCGCCAGACATGTCTGAACCAATTCATGCTATCAAATATGTGCTTCAGTTCCACAGCAGTTTTCTGTACTCAGTTGCTTGGAGTAAGTCGCGTACCATTGACACAGCTGGGCTTTAGAGAAACTACTAGTTTTCATTGGGATTTGCTTAAATAGAGTACAGTTTTTTGTTAAATGTACCATAGTCCTCTTACAAAGAGAACCTAAAATTAACAAACTTTTGCACTTAAAATAGTTGACGTATGTGTTTGTAATTTTCAATCACTGAGCAATTGCTAATCTTAAAGAGCATGCACAACTGATTtaactatttttctttttctttttaggtgTCTTTGTATTCAGTGCTGTTCTGGTTCTGTCACAAAGAGCACTTTTCAAGTTTTATATGATCAGCTCTGCTTTTCTGCTAGCCGCAACATCAGTGTTGGTGAACTATTACGCTTTTTTGCACATAAACTTCCACAGTGCCTATTACACAACAGCTTTTGGAGTTCAGCTCCTTCCTCATAAAGGACCTTCCCTCTGGATGGCGCTCTCTGTTCTTCAGCTTGCCTTTGGAATTGGCTACGTTGCACTGTTAAATATCCAGTCTGTATACTCTCAACTGATTATACTGGATTTATTGATTCCTATTGCAGGCTTAATCATTGACTTACCTTTACACATCAGGCAAATCTTAGTCTTTACCTCAGGCTTAATCTTGACATTGTATACCCTGGCCATTTTAGTTTCTAAATTGAAAAGATTTTATTACTCTGCACGATATGTCTACCTTCTTATAAGGCACATGTATCGCATCTACGGATTACAATTGCTGATGGAAGATACGTGGAAAAGGATTCGTTTTCCAGCCGTATTGCGTGTCTTTTGGCTAACAAGACTGACGGCCCAAGGTGTTGTGCTAATGTACGTTGTCAGAATGGCAGAAACGGATCCAGACAAGAAATTCTACATGATTTCTTGGGACAGTTTTTGGGAACTACTTTGCAGCCTTATCATCAGTGGGTGTGATTCTACTTTAACTGTACTAGGCATGAGTGCTGTAATTTCTTCTGTGGCGCATTATCTAGGGCTTGGTATCTTGGCCTTTATTGGGTCTACTGATGAAGATGACAAGAGGCTTGGTTTTGTGGCaccagttttgttttttattttggccCTGCAGACTGGTTTAAGTGGACTAAAGCCAGAAGAAAGACTAGTACGCTTGAGTCGAAACATGTGCCTTTTGCTGACTGCAGTCCTGCATTTTATCCATGGAATGACAGACCCTGTCCTAATGTCTCTGAGTGCCTCCCACGTGTCCTCGTTTCGCAGACACTTCCCTGTGCTCTTTGTTTCAGCTTGCCTCTTTATTCTTCCAATTTTGCTCAGTTATATCCTTTGGCACCACTATGCACTAAATACGTGGCTGTTTGCTGTTACAGCATTCTGTGTGGAACTCTGCCTGAAGGTTATAGTTTCTATCACTGTGTATGTACTGTTCATGATTGATGGCTACTATAATGTCCTATGGGAAAAGCTTGATGACTATGTCTACTATGTTCGATCAACGGGCAATATTATTGAGTTTATATTTGGAGTAGTAATGTTTGGGAATGGTGCTTACACCATGATATTTGAATCAGGAAGCAAAATCCGGGCTTGTATGATGTGTCTACATGCCTATTTCAACATCTACCTGCAAGCAAGGAATGGCTGGAAAACCTTTATAAATCGCAGGACAGCTGTTAAGAAAATTAATTCGCTTCCTGAAGTTAAAGGAGAGCGATTACATGAAATAGATGATGTGTGTGCAATCTGCTATCATGAGTTTACGACATCTGCTCGTATTACTCCGTGTAATCACTACTTCCATGCACTTTGCCTTCGGAAATGGCTCTATATTCAAGACACTTGTCCCATGTGCCACCAAAAAGTTTATATTGAGGATAAGGAGAGCGGTAATGTCTCAAACAACAATGGCTTTGTTGCACTTGATGAAAACGAACTAAATGAAAATCCTGTACAAGAAGcagctgatgctgatgctgaaaatgaactaaatgaaaataATGATAGTACTGAgagcgaggaggaagaggagactgaGAACTCAACGCAGTCTGCGGTCACAGTACCTGAAGAGCACTCCGAGCATTGAACCCAACTTCATGTGGGTTTAAAATGTCATGTACTGAACACTGCGGGTATTTGTTAATAGTGGAGTTCATCAATGGAATAAAAGCTTCACTTCATCAGTGTGTATCTAAGCACAAGAACAGTATCTCAAAATG contains:
- the RNF139 gene encoding E3 ubiquitin-protein ligase RNF139 isoform X1 → MAAPGPPRPPSLRLRAGVEVVLRVPSLFLIDAIFNSSPMFPGDSLWVGLLGGLLRLMGVFVFSAVLVLSQRALFKFYMISSAFLLAATSVLVNYYAFLHINFHSAYYTTAFGVQLLPHKGPSLWMALSVLQLAFGIGYVALLNIQSVYSQLIILDLLIPIAGLIIDLPLHIRQILVFTSGLILTLYTLAILVSKLKRFYYSARYVYLLIRHMYRIYGLQLLMEDTWKRIRFPAVLRVFWLTRLTAQGVVLMYVVRMAETDPDKKFYMISWDSFWELLCSLIISGCDSTLTVLGMSAVISSVAHYLGLGILAFIGSTDEDDKRLGFVAPVLFFILALQTGLSGLKPEERLVRLSRNMCLLLTAVLHFIHGMTDPVLMSLSASHVSSFRRHFPVLFVSACLFILPILLSYILWHHYALNTWLFAVTAFCVELCLKVIVSITVYVLFMIDGYYNVLWEKLDDYVYYVRSTGNIIEFIFGVVMFGNGAYTMIFESGSKIRACMMCLHAYFNIYLQARNGWKTFINRRTAVKKINSLPEVKGERLHEIDDVCAICYHEFTTSARITPCNHYFHALCLRKWLYIQDTCPMCHQKVYIEDKESGNVSNNNGFVALDENELNENPVQEAADADAENELNENNDSTESEEEEETENSTQSAVTVPEEHSEH
- the RNF139 gene encoding E3 ubiquitin-protein ligase RNF139 isoform X2, whose amino-acid sequence is MISSAFLLAATSVLVNYYAFLHINFHSAYYTTAFGVQLLPHKGPSLWMALSVLQLAFGIGYVALLNIQSVYSQLIILDLLIPIAGLIIDLPLHIRQILVFTSGLILTLYTLAILVSKLKRFYYSARYVYLLIRHMYRIYGLQLLMEDTWKRIRFPAVLRVFWLTRLTAQGVVLMYVVRMAETDPDKKFYMISWDSFWELLCSLIISGCDSTLTVLGMSAVISSVAHYLGLGILAFIGSTDEDDKRLGFVAPVLFFILALQTGLSGLKPEERLVRLSRNMCLLLTAVLHFIHGMTDPVLMSLSASHVSSFRRHFPVLFVSACLFILPILLSYILWHHYALNTWLFAVTAFCVELCLKVIVSITVYVLFMIDGYYNVLWEKLDDYVYYVRSTGNIIEFIFGVVMFGNGAYTMIFESGSKIRACMMCLHAYFNIYLQARNGWKTFINRRTAVKKINSLPEVKGERLHEIDDVCAICYHEFTTSARITPCNHYFHALCLRKWLYIQDTCPMCHQKVYIEDKESGNVSNNNGFVALDENELNENPVQEAADADAENELNENNDSTESEEEEETENSTQSAVTVPEEHSEH